The following are encoded in a window of Pectinophora gossypiella chromosome 8, ilPecGoss1.1, whole genome shotgun sequence genomic DNA:
- the LOC126369068 gene encoding 28S ribosomal protein S33, mitochondrial, with amino-acid sequence MATNYAKYAQLINASTNYARRMKRLSNRIFGEVAIPTNSKSMKVVSIFSGRPLHSDETIVHYYPRHVETHALTLRLREYGLFRDEHQDFKEEMRRLRELRGKHKVWRRHLDSASKQ; translated from the coding sequence ATGGCAACAAATTATGCTAAGTATGCGCAGTTAATAAACGCTTCTACGAATTACGCGCGTAGAATGAAGCGTCTCTCAAATAGAATATTCGGCGAGGTGGCAATTCCCACTAACTCCAAATCCATGAAAGTAGTGTCAATATTCAGCGGTCGGCCGCTGCACTCAGACGAGACCATCGTTCACTACTACCCGCGGCACGTAGAGACGCACGCTCTGACGCTGCGGCTGCGCGAGTATGGGCTGTTCCGCGACGAGCACCAGGACTTCAAGGAGGAGATGCGGCGCCTGCGCGAACTGCGCGGCAAGCACAAGGTCTGGCGCCGGCACCTAGACTCCGCCAGCAAGCAATAA